The following DNA comes from Methanosarcina vacuolata Z-761.
AAAGGTGAGCTTTTCGGGCTTCTGGGTCCTAACGGGTCAGGAAAAACAACCATAATCAAAATGCTTACTGGTCAAATAAAACCAACTTCAGGTTCAATCAGGGTACTGGGAGTGGATGTGCTCGAAGACCCTGTTCGGGTTCGGAAACTTGCAGGTATTGTTCCTGAACAGGAAACCCCCCCGAGTTTTTTGACGGCAGAAGAATACCTCTATTTTGTTGCAAATATCCGGAAAATGGAAAACTATGAGAAAGCCTGTGAAAAATGGTTCGAATTCCTGGATTTTGGCGACCAGAAAAATTCACTGTGCAAAGACCTCTCAAGAGGCACAAGGCAGAAACTGATGTTTGCCCAGGCTTTTCTGCATGAGCCGGAGCTAGCAATTATTGATGAGCCTCTAATCAATCTGGACCCTGTAATGCAGAGAAAAGTAAAGGATTTTCTCGCAGGCTATGTGAAAAGCGGGGGAACAGTTTTTATTTCAACACATATCCTCGAAATTGCAAAACAGATCTGTACCAGCATTGGGATCATTTACAAAGGAAAACTGGTATATACAGGCCACCTGGACGATCTTACCCTTCAGGAAAGAAACTTTGAAGAATTCTTTCTGGAACTGGTAGGCCAACCAGGGAATTCGGCATTGGTTTGATTATATCTGCACAGTATGCATAACAACATTTCAGGATGTGAGACTCTTTTATCACGCAGGAACTCGCAAATTTACACAAAGATAAGAGCAAAAATCCGCCTGAAATAAAGAAGAAATTGCCTGAAAATAAGAGCAAAAATTGCCTGAAAATAAGAGCAAAAATTGCCTGAAATAAGAGCAGATATCACAAAAACAAGCGTCAAATGGCGCGAAATCAAGACTGAAACTCGGACTATATATAGAAGGGATTTTATGTTTGAGATTTTCAAAAGCATGCTCAAAGAAGAGTGGCGAATGCATTCAAATCTTTTCGGGAACAATGGGTTTTCCCTATTTCCGGTTTTTATTTTCCTGTTTACTTTCTGCGTAAGTCTGGTTCTGCCGGTTTTCAGCGAAATCTTTACGTATGCCCAGATCGCACTCGGAATGCATTATCTTTTCTTGCTTCTGGGAGGCATGGTAGGCGCCTTCGGGCTTATGAGCAGAGAGTTTATGAACCGGCGTTTCGGGCAAGCAAGTCTGATAGCATATTCTGCAAGGACGCTTCCTGTTTCAGAAAGATTGATCTTTGCAAACTTTCTTATAAAAGATATCGTATACTATTTTGTCCTCTATGTGATGCCTTTCATTGCAGGTTTTGCGCTTGCTGTAGCCTTTATCCCGGCAGGAAACTTCCATTTTCCTGTTATCCTTCTCCTTCTCCTGACACTTTCTCTTTCTTTTATGATCGGGCTTTCCCTGGTGTTTTTCTTATCTACTATCTATGCCTATTCCGGAAAACTGTTGACCTGGGGTTTACTGGCAGGCTGCGTTTTCCTGCTTTTTATTTCCGGAAATCTGGATTCAAGAATCTTTTATAGCTTACCTGGCCTTTCTCTTTTCCTGCTTCCTTCAAAAAGCTGTTTCCTGCTTTCCTCTGGGCTTATAATCATTCCTTCAGCTTTATCCCTGCTTTTCCTGAAAGTGGATTTTCCCCAGGCAAGAAAGAGCTTTTCAAATTCATTTTCCAGGCTCTGCAAGGAATTTGGTTCTTACAGGTATGCAGCTTTTGTCGCAAAGGATTTTCTTGACCTTAAAAGAAGTGAGGGAGGACTCGGAAAGTTAATTTTTTCATTTCTGCTGCCTGCAGCTCTTATCTGGATGCTCCTTTCAGCCCTGGAAAAGGTTCTCCCAGCTTTAAATATTTTAATCCTGTTTTCCCTTGTTCTGGGAGTACTTTCCTCTTCAATGTACAACTGGCTTACAGAATACGATATCTTTTCCTCATATGCTTTCTTTCCCCTGAAAGTTTCGGATATGATAAGGAGCAAACTCAACAGTTACCTTTTCTTGAATCTGGTTCCGCTTATACTTCTTATCCTGCTAATCCTTAAAAAAGACCCTGCATTTCTACTACCAGCCCTGCTGCTTTTTCTTTCAATGTCGTTTTACATGGTTTCGATACTTATTTACCTGACAGGGCTTTCCCCTTCGATAAACCTCTATAACGGCAGGACTTTCGCAGTATATGTACTCTCAGTCATGCCTCTTTTGCTGGTTAACATTATTCTGTCAATGTTTGGCCCGTACTATGTGCTTGTAAACTTCCTGCTGGTGCCTCCTTCCCTCTATCTGCTTGGACAAAGCTTCAGAAAGTGGGACAGGATTGAAAGCCCGC
Coding sequences within:
- a CDS encoding ABC transporter ATP-binding protein, which gives rise to MIGVVSYLPVNVGLSGALKMIEVRNLSKSYGSTKAVNDISFSVGKGELFGLLGPNGSGKTTIIKMLTGQIKPTSGSIRVLGVDVLEDPVRVRKLAGIVPEQETPPSFLTAEEYLYFVANIRKMENYEKACEKWFEFLDFGDQKNSLCKDLSRGTRQKLMFAQAFLHEPELAIIDEPLINLDPVMQRKVKDFLAGYVKSGGTVFISTHILEIAKQICTSIGIIYKGKLVYTGHLDDLTLQERNFEEFFLELVGQPGNSALV